In a genomic window of Vibrio gigantis:
- the tal gene encoding transaldolase: MSNKLEQLRKLTTVVADTGDIEAISKYTPEDATTNPSLILKAAQIAEYAPLIDASIEYAKAQSDDKAQQVQDTCDMLNVNIGKEILKVVPGRISTEVDARLSYDMEGSVAKARQLIKMYNDAGITNDRILIKLASTWEGIRAAEILEKEGINCNLTLLFSFAQARACAEAGVFLISPFVGRIMDWYKAKEGRDFEASEDPGVISVSDIYNYYKDHGYKTVVMGASFRNIGEILELAGCDRLTIAPQLLADLEAAEGEVVEKLIDSNGTKERPAAMTHAEFLWDHNQDAMAVEKLAEGIRNFAVDQGKLEDMIAAKL; the protein is encoded by the coding sequence ATGAGCAATAAATTAGAGCAACTTCGTAAACTAACAACTGTTGTAGCTGACACTGGCGATATTGAAGCTATCAGCAAGTACACTCCTGAAGATGCAACAACTAACCCATCTCTAATTCTTAAAGCCGCTCAAATTGCTGAGTACGCACCTCTAATCGATGCTTCTATCGAATACGCTAAAGCGCAAAGCGATGACAAAGCACAGCAAGTTCAAGACACTTGCGACATGCTTAACGTGAACATCGGTAAAGAAATCCTTAAAGTAGTTCCAGGCCGTATCTCAACTGAAGTTGATGCTCGTCTTTCTTACGACATGGAAGGCAGCGTTGCTAAAGCTCGTCAACTTATCAAAATGTATAACGACGCTGGCATCACTAACGACCGCATCCTTATCAAACTGGCTTCTACTTGGGAAGGCATCCGTGCTGCTGAAATCCTAGAGAAAGAAGGCATCAACTGTAACCTAACGCTTCTATTCTCTTTCGCTCAAGCTCGTGCTTGTGCTGAAGCTGGCGTATTCCTAATCTCTCCTTTCGTAGGTCGCATCATGGACTGGTACAAAGCGAAAGAAGGTCGTGATTTTGAAGCTTCAGAAGATCCAGGTGTAATCTCAGTTTCTGATATCTACAACTACTACAAAGACCACGGTTACAAGACTGTTGTTATGGGTGCAAGCTTCCGTAACATCGGCGAGATCCTTGAACTTGCTGGTTGTGACCGTCTAACTATCGCACCTCAACTTCTAGCAGACCTAGAAGCAGCAGAAGGCGAAGTAGTAGAGAAGCTAATCGACTCTAACGGCACTAAAGAGCGTCCAGCAGCGATGACTCACGCTGAGTTCCTATGGGATCACAACCAAGACGCAATGGCTGTAGAGAAGCTAGCTGAAGGCATCCGCAACTTCGCAGTTGACCAAGGCAAACTAGAAGACATGATCGCAGCTAAGCTGTAA
- a CDS encoding methyl-accepting chemotaxis protein — protein sequence MTVSLSSQSRETLLSEHEQLVSTTDLKGVITYSNDAFCRIAEYSQQELLGQHHNIVRHNDMPKAAFADMWVNLKQGKAWRGIVKNRTKSGGYYWVDAYVTPIYESGKVSGYQSVRVKPKNEWIQVADKAYQGLLKAEKSGRQWSLQISDSVRYAVLLGSLAAPLISNLVEVGQVSQWLLSLLPVSALALLFRQELIDTPLQLKKLQSKFDSVSRLVYSGNSKFSVADFHLKLLSARIRTVLGRMTDSAKPLQDLADNLNATSFEVSEALDQQTKDILQVREATEEVEVTANEVSSRTEEAHQIVDVTLQTCAGAKESINQTHRNLENLASQAEKATHTTYQLSDQAQSVSKIMEEIGGIAEQTNLLALNAAIEAARAGEQGRGFAVVADEVRALSGRTSKATVQIKESIDTMLATIEGWQKDILANREQTDACGDVAKVSSERLSEVENLMQSMNELMQSVENSAHKQRQLSSDVNLHMQSIASTAEQNLVATHSVKDHSTELKEQVNEFYQLAKRFEEK from the coding sequence ATGACTGTCAGTTTATCTTCTCAATCTCGTGAAACGCTTCTCAGCGAACACGAACAACTTGTATCAACGACGGATCTCAAAGGCGTGATTACTTACAGTAATGATGCTTTTTGCCGTATTGCAGAATACAGCCAGCAAGAGTTGCTAGGGCAACACCACAATATAGTAAGGCATAATGACATGCCGAAAGCCGCTTTTGCTGATATGTGGGTTAACCTAAAGCAGGGTAAAGCTTGGCGTGGCATCGTTAAAAATAGAACCAAATCTGGTGGATACTATTGGGTCGATGCTTACGTCACGCCGATTTACGAGAGCGGAAAGGTGAGTGGCTACCAATCTGTACGTGTTAAGCCTAAGAATGAATGGATACAAGTTGCCGACAAAGCCTATCAAGGCTTATTGAAAGCTGAAAAATCTGGCCGTCAATGGTCATTACAGATCAGTGATAGTGTTCGCTATGCCGTGTTATTGGGCTCTCTGGCTGCGCCTCTGATTTCAAATCTTGTCGAAGTAGGACAAGTATCTCAATGGCTTCTTAGCTTGCTACCGGTTTCTGCATTAGCTCTGCTTTTCCGACAAGAGCTGATTGATACTCCCTTACAGCTGAAAAAACTGCAGTCGAAATTCGATAGTGTGAGCCGCCTGGTTTATTCGGGTAACAGCAAATTCTCAGTGGCCGATTTTCACTTAAAGCTGTTATCTGCTCGAATTCGCACGGTACTCGGCCGTATGACCGATTCTGCGAAACCACTGCAAGATTTAGCCGATAATCTGAATGCCACATCATTTGAAGTTTCAGAAGCGTTAGATCAACAGACAAAGGACATTCTACAAGTGCGTGAAGCAACGGAAGAGGTTGAAGTCACGGCGAATGAGGTCTCTTCTCGTACTGAAGAAGCGCATCAGATTGTTGATGTAACTCTACAAACCTGTGCGGGTGCTAAAGAGAGTATTAACCAAACTCACCGCAACCTTGAAAACCTTGCTTCACAGGCTGAGAAAGCAACACATACGACGTACCAGCTAAGCGACCAAGCGCAAAGCGTCAGTAAGATCATGGAAGAGATCGGCGGTATTGCCGAGCAAACCAACTTGTTGGCATTGAACGCAGCGATAGAAGCAGCGAGAGCGGGCGAACAAGGTCGAGGTTTCGCTGTAGTTGCAGACGAAGTCCGTGCGTTATCCGGTCGAACATCTAAGGCGACGGTTCAAATCAAAGAGAGCATTGATACCATGCTCGCAACGATTGAAGGCTGGCAAAAAGATATTCTGGCAAACAGAGAACAAACAGACGCGTGTGGCGATGTAGCCAAGGTAAGCTCAGAACGCTTATCGGAAGTTGAGAACCTGATGCAATCGATGAACGAGTTGATGCAGTCGGTAGAAAATTCTGCGCATAAACAGCGTCAACTATCGAGTGATGTAAACCTCCATATGCAGTCTATCGCTTCGACCGCAGAGCAAAACTTGGTTGCGACGCATTCCGTGAAAGACCATTCCACAGAACTCAAAGAACAAGTAAACGAGTTTTATCAGCTAGCTAAACGTTTTGAAGAAAAATAA
- the tkt gene encoding transketolase, with amino-acid sequence MNRKHLANAIRALSMDGVQQANSGHPGAPMGMADIAEVLWRSHLNHNPANPEWADRDRFILSNGHGSMLIYSLLHLAGYELSIEDLKNFRQLHSKTPGHPEYGYAPGIETTTGPLGQGITNAVGMAMAEKALAAQFNKEGHNIVDHYTYAFMGDGCLMEGISHEACSLAGTLGLGKLVAFWDDNGISIDGEVEGWFSDDTPKRFEAYGWHVIPAVDGHDADAINAAIEAAKADPRPTLICTKTVIGFGSPNKAGTHDCHGAPLGAEEIAATRKELGWEHGPFEIPSEVYSEWDAKEAGAAKEAAWNEKLAAYEAAYPELAAEFKRRVNGDLPAEWEEKANAIIADLQANPANIASRKASQNALEAFGAMLPEFMGGSADLAPSNLTMWSGSKSLEANDFSGNYIHYGVREFGMTAIMNGIALHGGFVPYGATFLMFMEYARNAMRMAALMKTQNIQVYTHDSIGLGEDGPTHQPVEQIASLRLTPNMSTWRPCDQVESAVAWKLAIERKDGPSALIFSRQNLAQQDRDAAQVANIAKGGYILKDCEGKPELILIATGSEVELAVNAAAELTAEGKKVRVVSMPATDAFDKQDAEYREAVLPSDVTARIAVEAGIADFWYKYVGFGGKIIGMTTFGESAPAGELFKMFGFTTENVVNTAKELLA; translated from the coding sequence ATGAACCGCAAACATCTAGCTAACGCTATTCGTGCTCTAAGCATGGACGGCGTACAACAAGCAAACTCAGGTCACCCTGGTGCACCTATGGGTATGGCGGACATCGCTGAAGTACTTTGGCGCTCTCACCTAAACCACAACCCAGCGAACCCAGAGTGGGCTGACCGCGACCGTTTTATTCTGTCTAACGGCCACGGCTCTATGCTGATTTACTCTCTGCTTCACCTAGCAGGTTACGAGCTTTCAATTGAAGATCTTAAGAACTTCCGTCAGCTTCACTCTAAGACTCCGGGTCACCCAGAGTACGGTTATGCACCAGGCATCGAGACGACTACTGGTCCTCTAGGTCAGGGCATCACTAACGCTGTTGGTATGGCAATGGCTGAGAAAGCGCTTGCGGCACAATTCAACAAAGAAGGCCACAACATCGTAGACCACTACACTTATGCATTCATGGGTGACGGCTGTCTGATGGAAGGTATCTCTCACGAAGCATGTTCTCTAGCGGGTACGCTAGGTCTTGGTAAGCTAGTTGCTTTCTGGGATGACAACGGTATCTCTATCGATGGCGAAGTGGAAGGTTGGTTCTCTGACGATACACCTAAGCGTTTCGAAGCTTACGGCTGGCACGTAATCCCAGCAGTAGATGGTCACGATGCTGACGCTATTAATGCCGCTATCGAAGCAGCTAAAGCAGATCCTCGCCCTACTCTAATCTGTACTAAAACAGTGATTGGCTTCGGTTCTCCAAACAAAGCAGGTACGCACGACTGTCACGGTGCACCACTAGGCGCTGAAGAAATTGCAGCAACACGTAAAGAATTAGGTTGGGAGCACGGTCCTTTTGAAATTCCGTCGGAAGTTTACTCAGAGTGGGATGCGAAAGAAGCAGGCGCAGCTAAGGAAGCAGCGTGGAACGAGAAACTTGCAGCTTATGAAGCAGCATACCCTGAGCTGGCAGCTGAATTCAAACGCCGCGTAAACGGTGATCTACCAGCTGAGTGGGAAGAGAAAGCAAACGCAATCATTGCAGATCTTCAAGCTAACCCAGCAAACATCGCATCACGTAAAGCATCTCAAAATGCTTTAGAAGCATTCGGTGCTATGCTACCAGAGTTCATGGGCGGCTCTGCTGACCTTGCGCCTTCTAACCTGACTATGTGGTCTGGTTCTAAGTCTCTTGAAGCAAACGACTTCTCTGGTAACTACATCCACTACGGTGTACGTGAATTCGGTATGACGGCTATCATGAACGGTATCGCTCTGCACGGTGGTTTCGTACCATATGGCGCAACGTTCCTAATGTTCATGGAATACGCTCGTAACGCTATGCGTATGGCTGCTCTGATGAAAACTCAGAACATCCAAGTTTACACGCATGATTCTATCGGCCTAGGCGAAGATGGTCCAACTCACCAACCAGTTGAGCAGATCGCTTCTCTACGTCTAACGCCAAACATGAGCACATGGCGCCCATGTGACCAAGTTGAATCTGCTGTTGCTTGGAAGCTGGCAATCGAGCGTAAAGATGGTCCTTCTGCACTTATCTTCTCTCGTCAAAACCTTGCACAGCAAGATCGTGATGCAGCACAAGTAGCTAACATCGCTAAGGGTGGTTACATCCTGAAAGATTGTGAAGGCAAGCCTGAGCTTATCCTAATCGCAACAGGTTCTGAAGTTGAGCTAGCGGTTAACGCTGCTGCTGAACTAACGGCTGAAGGTAAGAAAGTACGCGTAGTTTCTATGCCTGCAACTGACGCATTCGATAAGCAAGACGCTGAATACCGTGAGGCTGTACTTCCATCTGACGTGACTGCACGTATCGCTGTAGAAGCTGGCATCGCTGACTTCTGGTACAAGTACGTTGGTTTCGGCGGCAAGATCATCGGTATGACAACATTTGGCGAATCTGCACCAGCAGGCGAGCTATTCAAGATGTTCGGTTTCACTACTGAAAACGTAGTAAACACAGCAAAAGAGCTTCTAGCTTAA